A window from Candidatus Hydrogenedentota bacterium encodes these proteins:
- a CDS encoding FliI/YscN family ATPase — MEPYIERVKTTQSIGVFGKVVDVVGLTIEATGPVMHIGDLCYVQPPRGGKRIPVEVVGFRGNRILLMALGDMAGVAPHSIVIPTFKPQMVRVGLDLLGRVIGSMGAPLDGRPAPEGTHLSPLMVAPPGPMERRRIVEPLATGIRAIDSCVTCGKGQRVGILAGSGVGKSKLIGMIARNTNADVNVIALVGERGREVRDFIEGDLGPQGLARSVVVVATSDEPALMRIKGAYVATAIAEWFRAQGADVLLMMDSVTRFAMAQREVGLAVGEPPTTKGYPPSVFGLLARLLERAGTSPTGSITGLYTVLVEADDLNDPIGDAVRSILDGHIALSRSLATRNHYPAIDVLESVSRCMIDVTPETHRTFAGDMRHVLATYRDAEDLINIGAYVGGSNPEIDRSIRLMPSVRRFLQQGLFDATAFDDIVGLMQRSLKG, encoded by the coding sequence CTGGAGCCCTATATCGAACGCGTCAAGACAACCCAGTCTATTGGCGTATTCGGCAAGGTTGTGGACGTTGTCGGGCTAACCATTGAAGCCACCGGCCCCGTCATGCACATCGGCGACTTGTGCTACGTGCAGCCTCCTCGCGGCGGAAAGAGAATCCCCGTGGAGGTCGTCGGCTTTCGTGGCAATCGAATACTCCTCATGGCCTTGGGAGACATGGCCGGCGTAGCTCCACACAGCATCGTGATTCCAACGTTCAAGCCTCAAATGGTGCGAGTGGGGCTAGACCTCCTTGGCCGGGTCATCGGAAGCATGGGAGCCCCGCTCGACGGACGGCCCGCACCGGAGGGTACCCATCTTTCTCCACTTATGGTCGCCCCTCCTGGCCCCATGGAACGCCGGCGCATTGTCGAGCCTCTCGCCACGGGCATTCGCGCGATAGACTCTTGTGTTACGTGTGGTAAGGGACAGCGCGTAGGCATCTTAGCGGGAAGCGGCGTAGGGAAAAGTAAACTCATCGGCATGATCGCTCGCAATACGAACGCCGATGTCAACGTCATTGCCTTGGTCGGCGAACGCGGACGCGAAGTGCGTGATTTCATTGAGGGCGATCTTGGCCCGCAGGGCTTGGCCCGCTCCGTCGTTGTCGTTGCCACCTCGGACGAACCAGCGCTGATGCGCATCAAGGGCGCCTATGTCGCGACGGCCATCGCCGAGTGGTTTCGCGCGCAGGGCGCGGACGTACTGCTCATGATGGACTCCGTCACCCGGTTTGCCATGGCACAACGCGAAGTCGGATTGGCCGTCGGCGAGCCACCCACCACGAAGGGTTATCCTCCATCTGTCTTTGGTTTGTTGGCGCGCCTTCTGGAGCGGGCCGGCACCTCGCCCACGGGCAGTATCACCGGCCTCTACACGGTACTCGTGGAAGCCGACGATCTGAATGATCCGATCGGAGATGCCGTTCGTAGTATCCTTGATGGGCATATTGCGCTGTCGCGGAGCTTGGCGACGCGCAACCACTATCCAGCCATCGATGTGCTGGAAAGTGTAAGCCGTTGCATGATAGACGTAACACCGGAGACGCACCGCACGTTCGCGGGGGATATGCGGCACGTGCTGGCTACCTACCGCGACGCCGAGGATTTGATTAATATCGGAGCCTACGTAGGGGGAAGCAACCCGGAAATCGACCGGTCGATCCGACTAATGCCCTCCGTGCGGCGCTTCTTGCAGCAGGGCTTGTTTGATGCGACTGCCTTCGACGATATTGTTGGCCTGATGCAACGCAGTTTGAAAGGATAG
- a CDS encoding flagellar hook protein FlgE, producing the protein MGTAIYTGVTGLQAHQRRIDVIASNIANVNTTGYRSSRALFQDLFSQTISGPRAAVGSFGGSNPSQVGLGVRLGSIDVNYSQAALLTTGVSSDLAIQGSGFFVLSDGVANYYTRDGSFDLNADGELRDPATGFLVQGFQADSTGAIDPNGPLTSITIPVGGAAIVRATTTATLIGNLNSDAATGDTVTRTIRVFDSLGTPRDIDLVFTKSATTNEWDWVASSTDPAINTVTGSGTIEFDANGTVINGGIGNVSVTFNAGPSSPIDPFAFDFDFESITQLSADSDVTLQNQDGYQRGVLESFNIGDDGVINGVFSNGLTRVIGQVALAVFANNGGLVREGSNLFRESPSSGVAQIGTANTGGRGSVSGGVLEGSNVDLGTEFSNMIVTQRGFQANARTITTADTLLQETVNLIR; encoded by the coding sequence ATGGGAACAGCAATTTACACTGGAGTAACGGGGCTTCAAGCTCACCAACGGCGTATCGACGTAATCGCAAGCAACATCGCGAACGTCAACACGACGGGGTATCGGAGTTCTCGTGCTCTCTTCCAGGATCTCTTTTCGCAAACGATTTCCGGGCCGCGCGCGGCCGTTGGATCGTTCGGCGGCAGCAATCCTTCGCAGGTCGGTCTGGGCGTGCGTCTTGGCTCAATCGACGTCAACTACAGTCAGGCAGCGCTGCTGACAACCGGCGTGTCTTCCGACCTCGCCATTCAAGGAAGTGGCTTCTTTGTCCTTAGCGATGGCGTGGCCAACTACTACACGCGCGACGGATCGTTCGATCTCAATGCCGATGGTGAACTTCGCGATCCCGCCACCGGATTCCTCGTGCAGGGCTTCCAGGCGGACTCCACCGGCGCCATCGATCCCAACGGACCGCTCACTTCCATCACGATTCCCGTCGGCGGCGCGGCCATTGTTCGCGCTACCACCACCGCGACGCTCATTGGCAATCTGAATTCAGATGCCGCGACCGGTGACACCGTTACGAGAACCATTCGCGTCTTCGATTCGCTGGGTACGCCCCGCGATATCGATCTTGTCTTCACCAAGAGCGCCACGACCAATGAATGGGACTGGGTGGCGTCCAGCACCGATCCCGCCATCAACACCGTTACAGGCTCGGGCACCATCGAGTTCGATGCCAACGGTACCGTTATCAATGGCGGCATCGGCAATGTCAGCGTCACCTTCAATGCCGGACCGTCATCGCCCATCGATCCTTTTGCTTTCGATTTTGACTTCGAATCGATTACTCAGTTGTCCGCCGATAGCGACGTGACCCTTCAGAATCAAGACGGTTACCAACGCGGCGTGCTTGAATCGTTCAACATCGGCGACGACGGCGTAATTAACGGCGTCTTCTCCAACGGCCTCACGCGCGTCATCGGTCAAGTTGCCCTGGCAGTCTTCGCAAACAACGGCGGCCTTGTGCGTGAAGGCAGCAACCTGTTCCGCGAAAGCCCCTCGTCCGGCGTGGCCCAAATAGGCACGGCGAATACCGGCGGCCGCGGCTCGGTCTCCGGCGGCGTGTTGGAAGGCTCAAACGTTGACCTTGGCACCGAGTTCAGCAACATGATCGTTACGCAGCGCGGATTCCAGGCCAATGCAAGGACCATTACGACAGCCGACACTTTGCTCCAAGAAACCGTGAATCTTATCCGCTAA
- the fliG gene encoding flagellar motor switch protein FliG translates to MSAETRQKLAELDGRTKAAIFLACLGPQQASKILSKMSEEEIEQLTLDLSSLGSIEPEIREAIIEEFHQMYLANRYVTAGGIDYARHVLESALGPERALEILTRLQSSLQEVPFEFLKRADPSQISTFIQDEHPQTISLILAHLQPGVASVVLSALPQDVRTDVVMRIATMDRTPPEIVREVERVLERKMASVFSQGFTFAGGVKDVAEILNNIDRGTERTIMADLEERDPELADEIARLMFTFDDLILVDDSGIQKALREIEQKELALALKTANSELADKIFKNMSERAREMIKEEMEYMGPVRLRTIEEAQQKIVTVIRRLEESGEIVIQGRSGGADEIVV, encoded by the coding sequence GTGTCAGCAGAAACTAGACAAAAACTCGCAGAACTGGATGGCCGCACCAAGGCCGCCATTTTCCTTGCATGCCTGGGCCCGCAACAGGCCAGCAAGATCCTCTCGAAGATGAGCGAAGAGGAGATTGAGCAGCTTACGCTCGATCTATCAAGCCTGGGTTCGATCGAGCCCGAGATTCGCGAAGCGATTATTGAAGAATTCCACCAAATGTACCTTGCCAACCGCTACGTCACGGCGGGCGGCATTGATTACGCAAGGCATGTGCTCGAATCCGCCTTGGGTCCCGAGCGCGCCCTCGAAATCCTGACGCGGCTTCAGAGCAGCTTGCAGGAAGTCCCGTTTGAGTTTCTTAAGCGCGCCGATCCATCGCAGATATCGACCTTTATCCAAGACGAACACCCGCAGACCATCTCCTTAATTCTCGCGCACCTTCAGCCGGGCGTGGCCAGCGTCGTTTTGTCCGCGTTGCCTCAAGACGTGCGAACCGACGTGGTCATGCGCATTGCAACGATGGACCGCACGCCTCCTGAAATCGTTCGCGAAGTTGAGCGCGTGCTGGAACGCAAAATGGCCTCCGTGTTCAGCCAAGGTTTCACGTTTGCGGGTGGCGTGAAGGACGTCGCGGAGATTCTCAACAATATCGACCGCGGCACCGAGCGAACGATCATGGCCGATCTCGAAGAGCGCGATCCGGAACTGGCCGACGAAATCGCGCGTTTGATGTTCACCTTCGACGATTTGATCCTCGTGGACGACTCCGGCATTCAGAAGGCCCTTCGCGAGATCGAACAGAAAGAGCTTGCTCTCGCGCTGAAGACCGCAAACTCGGAACTTGCGGACAAGATCTTCAAGAACATGTCCGAGCGCGCCCGCGAAATGATCAAGGAAGAGATGGAGTACATGGGCCCCGTTCGCCTGCGCACCATCGAAGAAGCCCAGCAGAAGATCGTCACCGTCATCAGGCGGCTTGAAGAAAGCGGTGAAATCGTCATTCAGGGACGTTCCGGCGGAGCCGACGAGATTGTCGTCTAG
- a CDS encoding flagellar biosynthesis protein FlgD, which produces MNALSNISSDFANLLRPDVRAAYQGLTKAADTTTTKTPFQDAVSAALKSTKSDDKSESDTLGTDALGRDQFLQLLVLQMQNQDPMSPTDNTEMIAQLAQFSALEQMQNLNESFQYLSGNIDQLNFINASNMVGKEVTGIDINGDEVTGVVDSVGMEDSIVYLMIGDNVLSMAGVTEIKEAS; this is translated from the coding sequence ATGAATGCACTCTCGAACATTTCCTCGGACTTCGCAAATCTGCTGCGTCCGGATGTTCGCGCGGCCTACCAGGGTTTAACCAAAGCCGCGGACACGACAACCACCAAGACTCCGTTTCAAGATGCGGTTTCCGCCGCCTTGAAGAGCACCAAGTCGGACGATAAATCGGAGTCGGATACCCTGGGTACCGATGCGCTGGGGAGAGATCAGTTCCTTCAGTTGCTCGTACTTCAGATGCAGAACCAAGACCCCATGTCACCCACGGACAACACCGAGATGATTGCCCAGTTGGCGCAATTCTCCGCCCTGGAACAAATGCAGAATCTGAACGAGAGCTTCCAGTACTTGAGCGGAAACATTGACCAACTGAACTTCATCAATGCCAGCAATATGGTTGGCAAGGAAGTGACCGGGATTGACATCAACGGCGACGAAGTCACCGGCGTCGTGGATAGCGTCGGCATGGAGGACAGCATCGTCTATCTCATGATTGGCGACAACGTGTTGTCGATGGCCGGCGTTACCGAAATCAAGGAAGCGTCATGA
- a CDS encoding MotA/TolQ/ExbB proton channel family protein translates to MDIATLAGFIAGWGIFVVAVLMGGTPTIYLDTASLLIVVGGTLASTLVNYPLRDVLSVFRTLRNAFFHMDRTPEGLIQTLVDFSVIARREGILALESHAEKADDEFLARSVRLAIDGTPPDLIKDILSTELAFLESRHTLGQSMLLSMGAYAPAFGMIGTLIGLVQMLAEMEDPSKIGIGMSVALITTLYGALLANVFFLPAAGKLKVRTANELLMKEIIIEGILSIQSGDNPRIVEQKLLSFVAPSFRDQVQVKRYYDTGE, encoded by the coding sequence ATGGATATCGCAACACTCGCAGGATTTATAGCCGGTTGGGGCATCTTCGTCGTCGCAGTGCTGATGGGCGGCACCCCCACCATCTATCTCGATACAGCTTCCCTCTTAATCGTTGTGGGCGGGACACTGGCTTCGACACTGGTGAACTATCCGCTGCGCGATGTGCTGAGTGTATTTCGCACGTTGCGAAACGCGTTCTTTCACATGGACCGCACACCAGAAGGGCTCATTCAGACCCTCGTTGACTTCTCAGTCATCGCCCGGCGCGAAGGCATTCTAGCCCTCGAAAGTCACGCCGAGAAGGCCGACGACGAATTTCTCGCGCGTAGCGTACGTTTGGCGATCGATGGGACTCCCCCTGATCTCATCAAGGATATCCTGTCCACCGAGCTTGCGTTTCTGGAAAGCAGGCATACATTGGGGCAATCCATGCTGCTTTCCATGGGCGCCTATGCGCCCGCTTTCGGAATGATCGGTACTCTCATCGGGCTTGTCCAAATGCTCGCGGAAATGGAAGATCCCTCCAAGATTGGAATTGGCATGTCGGTCGCCTTGATCACCACGCTCTACGGCGCCTTGCTCGCGAACGTGTTTTTCTTGCCTGCTGCAGGCAAACTCAAAGTGCGAACCGCAAATGAACTCCTTATGAAGGAGATCATCATTGAGGGGATACTTTCGATACAGTCAGGCGACAATCCGCGGATCGTCGAGCAGAAACTCCTTTCCTTTGTTGCTCCATCGTTCCGCGATCAAGTTCAAGTGAAGAGATACTATGATACGGGAGAGTAA
- a CDS encoding flagellar hook-length control protein FliK encodes MVSAIEATRTEPKGSEPAPPSKTANSASDTAATGLFALLMAHLQNIAEAAVQGDATGEVTATTDATGDVTEPTQEGEQAPTDPLLALLVASQAETLATAGQAQPAPVVAEDDPTTGISTVALLDVGEAKSDVPAPSIPASSAKYVVTPPLATPETIDDAKLTQTSDKEVTVSDADLAEVAEPLAATAKPVLESKNIGKNTDVAEKAPVAKVTPPQVDVAQAQADANAKTDEAQPGFRETKPLNMAELLKQAAGSGGRAETVEKPAGVKGDDTAPAPTQRIDMSANVHTSVDTKGAKGVEASTQKVETPLQAERPTLQTLHEFTVRGVKYLVREGGDTVTVRLVPESLGEVRFDVTRNQDTVSVRLVSANPAVRTVLESQVHGLRDQLTQDGFSVSQIVVTADAASSNSQGGQWGNAWSDQTPAWRNSDAASSFNTARNQTYETPARRGAQHNGALDVFA; translated from the coding sequence ATGGTATCAGCCATAGAAGCTACCCGAACAGAACCAAAGGGCAGCGAACCGGCCCCACCATCCAAAACCGCGAACTCGGCCTCGGATACGGCGGCTACCGGACTCTTTGCACTGCTAATGGCCCATTTGCAAAACATCGCGGAGGCGGCTGTACAGGGCGATGCAACCGGTGAAGTGACTGCCACAACCGATGCGACCGGCGATGTGACTGAACCCACGCAGGAAGGAGAGCAGGCCCCGACGGACCCGCTCCTCGCTCTGTTGGTGGCCTCGCAGGCGGAAACACTTGCGACCGCCGGCCAGGCGCAACCCGCACCGGTGGTCGCAGAGGATGACCCCACGACGGGGATTTCCACAGTCGCTTTGCTGGACGTAGGTGAGGCGAAATCCGACGTGCCCGCACCTTCAATTCCTGCCAGTTCGGCGAAATACGTGGTGACTCCTCCGCTTGCGACTCCCGAGACCATTGACGACGCGAAGCTAACGCAGACGTCCGATAAGGAAGTAACGGTCTCAGACGCGGACTTGGCGGAGGTGGCGGAGCCCTTGGCCGCCACGGCCAAACCGGTGTTGGAGTCTAAGAACATCGGCAAGAACACCGATGTGGCGGAGAAAGCGCCCGTGGCAAAGGTGACGCCGCCGCAGGTGGACGTTGCTCAAGCTCAGGCAGACGCCAACGCCAAGACCGATGAGGCGCAACCGGGATTCCGGGAAACCAAACCGCTGAACATGGCCGAACTCCTGAAGCAAGCCGCCGGTAGCGGCGGTAGAGCCGAGACTGTGGAGAAGCCTGCCGGAGTCAAAGGCGACGACACGGCCCCAGCGCCAACCCAACGTATCGATATGAGTGCCAACGTACACACATCCGTCGATACGAAGGGTGCCAAGGGCGTCGAGGCGTCGACCCAGAAGGTGGAGACACCGCTACAAGCGGAGCGGCCCACGCTGCAGACCCTGCACGAGTTCACGGTGCGAGGCGTCAAATACCTCGTCCGTGAAGGAGGCGACACGGTAACCGTACGCCTTGTGCCTGAATCGTTGGGCGAAGTTCGTTTCGACGTGACTCGGAACCAAGACACGGTCAGTGTGCGCCTGGTAAGCGCCAATCCCGCCGTGCGGACCGTACTGGAATCTCAAGTACACGGGCTGCGCGACCAGCTCACGCAAGACGGATTCTCGGTGTCGCAGATCGTCGTAACGGCCGACGCGGCTTCATCGAACTCGCAGGGAGGTCAGTGGGGAAACGCGTGGTCGGACCAGACTCCGGCATGGCGCAACTCCGACGCGGCCTCAAGCTTCAACACGGCGCGTAATCAGACGTATGAAACGCCGGCCCGTCGTGGCGCTCAGCATAATGGCGCTCTCGACGTTTTTGCGTAG
- the fliJ gene encoding flagellar export protein FliJ: MPRRDPERFDTLLRVRKRQEQLRAQSLAEVRTQIRSVQRQRQQISEEQVRMIHEASEAVGEQLAGPEIHMFFQYERHLARLVVERDATLRRLRTVEEERRSALEDSMKRRRVVERLQERYQQEAATEQRKMEQKLNDEIAGVRASRHTQGEREP, encoded by the coding sequence TTGCCGAGACGTGACCCAGAGCGATTCGATACGCTATTGCGGGTGCGCAAGCGCCAAGAGCAATTGCGCGCGCAATCGCTCGCCGAGGTACGGACCCAAATCCGGTCAGTGCAACGCCAGCGCCAACAGATTTCGGAAGAACAAGTCCGTATGATTCACGAAGCGTCCGAGGCTGTCGGCGAGCAATTGGCCGGTCCAGAGATTCACATGTTCTTCCAGTATGAGCGGCACTTGGCGAGACTTGTTGTCGAACGCGATGCTACATTGCGTAGACTGCGCACCGTCGAGGAAGAACGGAGGTCGGCCTTGGAGGACTCGATGAAACGACGGCGCGTGGTGGAACGCCTCCAAGAACGGTACCAGCAGGAAGCCGCCACGGAACAGCGCAAGATGGAACAGAAACTGAACGATGAGATTGCGGGTGTTCGCGCGTCGCGACACACGCAGGGCGAGCGGGAGCCATGA